One window of Immundisolibacter sp. genomic DNA carries:
- a CDS encoding lipoprotein-releasing ABC transporter permease subunit has protein sequence MFKPYEIFIGLRYTRAKRRNHFISFISLVSMAGIALGVMALITVISVMNGFEHELRSRILGMVAHVTVSGDGGVLRDWRATQREVKRESEVEASAPYVETEAMISFAGNANGVLLRGIDPAQEPGVAELTLNTSGTTLSALGPGEFGIILGRDLGQALGAKVGDKVTVLIPEVSAGPAGVLPRMKRFTVLGYFSAGMYEYDSALALVAIGDAQRLLRLQDDAVSGVRLRLTNLMQAPTVARRLGLQLPYLAVSDWTRQHVNFFRAVRTEKTVMFIILSLIVAVAAFNIISTLVMMVADKRADIAILRTMGATPGSVMGVFIVQGAVIGVIGTLLGLVSGVVLSLNIATLVPWLERVLHVSLWPTDVYYISTLPSQLEVGDVMNITGLALLLSLLATLYPAWHASRTDPAEALRYE, from the coding sequence ATGTTCAAACCCTACGAAATTTTTATCGGCCTGCGTTACACGCGCGCCAAGCGGCGCAACCACTTCATCTCCTTCATCAGCCTGGTTTCGATGGCCGGTATCGCCCTGGGCGTGATGGCGCTGATTACGGTCATTTCGGTGATGAACGGTTTCGAGCACGAGCTGCGCTCGCGCATTCTTGGCATGGTGGCGCACGTTACCGTCAGCGGCGATGGCGGCGTGCTGCGCGACTGGCGGGCGACGCAGCGCGAGGTCAAACGCGAATCCGAGGTCGAGGCCAGCGCGCCGTACGTTGAGACCGAGGCCATGATCTCGTTCGCCGGCAACGCCAACGGTGTGTTGCTGCGTGGCATCGACCCGGCCCAGGAGCCCGGCGTCGCCGAACTGACACTCAATACCAGCGGCACCACGCTGTCCGCGCTCGGACCGGGTGAGTTCGGCATCATCCTGGGGCGGGATCTGGGGCAGGCGCTGGGAGCCAAGGTGGGCGACAAGGTGACGGTGCTGATACCGGAAGTCAGCGCCGGTCCGGCCGGCGTGTTGCCGCGCATGAAGCGTTTTACCGTGCTCGGTTACTTCTCGGCCGGCATGTACGAATACGACAGCGCACTGGCCCTGGTGGCCATCGGCGACGCCCAGCGTCTGCTGCGGTTGCAGGACGATGCCGTCAGCGGCGTACGCTTGCGCCTGACGAATCTCATGCAGGCACCCACCGTGGCGCGGCGTCTGGGCTTGCAGCTGCCCTACCTGGCCGTGAGTGACTGGACGCGCCAGCACGTCAACTTCTTTCGCGCCGTGCGCACCGAAAAGACCGTGATGTTCATCATCCTGTCGCTGATCGTCGCCGTGGCGGCGTTCAATATCATCTCCACCCTGGTGATGATGGTGGCCGACAAGCGTGCCGATATCGCCATCCTGCGCACCATGGGCGCCACACCGGGCAGCGTGATGGGAGTGTTCATCGTGCAAGGCGCGGTCATCGGCGTGATTGGCACGCTGCTCGGGCTGGTCAGTGGGGTGGTGTTGTCGCTGAACATCGCGACCCTGGTGCCGTGGCTGGAGCGGGTGCTGCACGTGAGCCTGTGGCCGACCGACGTGTATTACATCTCCACCCTGCCATCGCAGTTGGAAGTGGGCGATGTGATGAACATCACCGGGCTGGCGTTGTTGCTATCGCTGCTGGCCACGCTGTACCCGGCCTGGCACGCGTCCCGTACCGATCCGGCCGAGGCCCTGCGTTATGAGTAA
- a CDS encoding DUF2946 family protein, translating to MSELPVTPAWSPGQPLAGWLRLTGRGTWLIRDAAVEHPSLRAHLNRHYQRDAQGRYFVQNGAQVVFVRLDYAPYTVHVAADGSLVAHTGQPAGAVQAACLDEAGVLTLLTELGAARADEATLEYFADRVRHADDQPADETALSALMHGGADTPALILDLPQGRVPLTRCASNDLPRAFGFVRDPQQQYGAEAPA from the coding sequence ATGAGCGAACTGCCCGTCACGCCGGCATGGTCGCCGGGCCAGCCCCTGGCGGGCTGGCTGCGACTGACCGGGCGGGGTACGTGGCTGATCCGCGATGCGGCGGTGGAACATCCGTCGCTGCGGGCGCATCTGAACCGCCATTACCAGCGCGACGCGCAGGGTCGCTATTTCGTGCAGAACGGCGCCCAGGTGGTTTTTGTGCGCCTGGATTACGCGCCCTATACGGTGCACGTGGCGGCGGATGGGTCGCTGGTTGCCCACACCGGGCAGCCGGCCGGAGCGGTGCAGGCGGCGTGTCTGGACGAGGCCGGCGTGCTGACCCTGTTGACCGAGCTTGGCGCGGCACGGGCTGACGAGGCCACGTTGGAATACTTTGCCGACCGCGTGCGTCATGCGGACGACCAGCCGGCCGACGAGACCGCGCTGTCCGCCCTCATGCACGGCGGCGCGGACACGCCAGCACTGATTCTGGACCTTCCGCAGGGCCGGGTGCCGCTGACCCGTTGCGCCAGCAATGATCTGCCGCGGGCGTTCGGTTTCGTGCGCGATCCACAACAACAATATGGCGCAGAGGCGCCCGCCTGA
- a CDS encoding MBL fold metallo-hydrolase, giving the protein MHLTFLGAAGTVTGSKYLLEVAGRRLLVDCGLFQGYKQLRLKNWAALPVKPASLDAVLLTHAHIDHSGYLPLLVKNGYGGRVWCTPGTAALCEILLPDSGHLQQQDAEYANRKGFSKHRPALPLYDKQDAIDCLPALERVEFNDWFEPCAGVRARLRPAGHILGASSVELEADGRRLLFSGDLGRNDHPILYDPAPPPPVDYLVVESTYGDRLHPPSDPAQELAAVIKRTAARGGMVLIPAFAVGRTQELLFYIHQLKQQGAIPDVPVFLDSPMAINASELLQRFASEHRLSAAQAGEVCATATYVREREDSIALNSRTHPMIIISASGMITGGRVLHHLKARAGNPDNTILFAGYQAGGTRGAALLAGAQEIKLHGRYLRVKAEVASIENLSAHADWQGILDWLSAMPSPRQAFVTHGEPAAADALRLRLHEKFGWAATAPTLGERVHLK; this is encoded by the coding sequence ATGCATCTGACTTTCCTTGGCGCGGCCGGTACGGTCACCGGCTCGAAGTATCTGCTGGAAGTGGCCGGCCGGCGCCTGCTGGTGGACTGCGGCCTGTTCCAGGGCTACAAGCAGCTGCGTCTTAAAAACTGGGCGGCGCTGCCGGTAAAGCCCGCCAGCCTGGACGCGGTGCTACTGACGCATGCCCATATCGACCACAGCGGCTACCTGCCGCTGCTGGTGAAAAATGGTTATGGCGGACGTGTCTGGTGCACGCCGGGCACCGCAGCCCTGTGCGAAATCCTGTTGCCGGACAGCGGCCACCTGCAGCAGCAGGATGCCGAGTACGCCAACCGCAAGGGGTTCTCCAAGCACCGCCCGGCGCTGCCCCTGTATGACAAGCAGGACGCCATCGATTGCCTGCCGGCGCTGGAACGGGTTGAATTCAATGACTGGTTCGAGCCATGCGCCGGCGTGCGGGCGCGCTTGCGGCCTGCCGGTCATATCCTGGGCGCGTCCAGCGTAGAGCTTGAGGCGGATGGCCGGCGGCTGTTGTTCAGCGGCGACCTCGGCCGCAACGACCACCCCATCCTGTACGATCCGGCGCCGCCACCGCCGGTCGATTATCTGGTCGTCGAGTCCACCTATGGGGATCGCCTGCATCCGCCCAGCGACCCGGCCCAGGAACTGGCCGCAGTCATCAAACGCACCGCTGCCCGTGGTGGCATGGTGCTGATCCCGGCGTTTGCCGTTGGCCGTACCCAGGAACTGCTGTTTTACATTCATCAGCTCAAGCAGCAGGGTGCCATTCCCGACGTGCCGGTGTTCCTGGACAGCCCGATGGCCATCAACGCCAGCGAGTTGCTACAGCGGTTTGCCAGCGAGCATCGGCTCAGCGCCGCGCAGGCCGGTGAGGTGTGCGCCACGGCAACGTATGTACGCGAACGCGAGGATTCGATCGCGCTCAATTCCCGCACCCACCCGATGATCATTATTTCCGCCAGCGGCATGATCACCGGCGGGCGGGTACTGCATCACCTGAAGGCCCGTGCCGGGAATCCGGACAACACCATTCTGTTCGCCGGCTACCAGGCCGGCGGCACGCGCGGCGCCGCGCTGCTGGCCGGTGCACAGGAGATCAAGCTGCATGGCCGCTATCTGCGGGTGAAGGCCGAAGTGGCGAGCATCGAGAACCTGTCCGCGCATGCCGACTGGCAGGGCATTCTGGATTGGCTATCCGCCATGCCTTCGCCCCGCCAGGCCTTCGTTACCCATGGCGAGCCGGCGGCGGCCGATGCACTGCGCCTGCGCCTGCACGAGAAGTTCGGTTGGGCGGCAACGGCGCCGACGCTCGGTGAGCGGGTGCACCTGAAATGA
- a CDS encoding ABC transporter ATP-binding protein, with amino-acid sequence MSNSRPVLEARGLGKTYVDAGGALTVLHDVDLTVEAGESVAIMGASGAGKSTLLHLLGGLDAASTGQVRVEGELLTGLGEQARSRLRNRSLGFVYQFHHLLAEFTALENIAMPLLIGGAQPPAARQAAADMLARLGLAARHHHKPGQLSGGERQRVAIGRALVTQPRCILADEPTGNLDPHTAQQVFAQMVEVCSERGGGLVVVTHNPELAASLDRQLVLTDGRLADRD; translated from the coding sequence ATGAGTAATTCAAGACCGGTGCTGGAGGCCCGTGGCCTGGGCAAGACCTATGTCGACGCCGGTGGCGCACTGACCGTACTGCATGATGTGGACCTCACGGTCGAGGCGGGCGAGAGCGTGGCCATCATGGGCGCATCCGGTGCCGGCAAGAGCACGTTGCTGCATCTGCTGGGCGGGCTGGACGCTGCCAGCACCGGCCAGGTGCGGGTCGAGGGCGAGTTACTGACCGGTCTTGGCGAGCAGGCGCGCTCGCGCCTGCGCAACCGCTCGCTCGGCTTCGTTTACCAGTTCCACCACCTGCTGGCGGAGTTCACGGCGTTGGAGAACATCGCCATGCCGCTGCTGATCGGCGGCGCCCAGCCGCCCGCGGCGCGTCAGGCGGCGGCCGACATGCTGGCACGCCTTGGCCTGGCCGCGCGCCACCACCACAAGCCGGGTCAGCTGTCCGGCGGCGAGCGCCAGCGGGTAGCCATCGGCCGCGCGCTGGTGACTCAGCCGCGCTGCATCCTGGCCGACGAACCGACCGGCAACCTCGACCCGCACACCGCCCAGCAGGTGTTTGCGCAAATGGTGGAGGTCTGTAGCGAACGCGGCGGCGGGCTGGTGGTGGTCACCCACAATCCGGAACTGGCGGCTTCGCTCGACCGTCAGCTGGTGCTCACGGACGGGCGGTTGGCGGATCGCGATTGA
- the rfaD gene encoding ADP-glyceromanno-heptose 6-epimerase: protein MYVVTGGAGFVGSNLVGALNRRGITDILVVDNLETNSAKFRNLVGRAIADYVDKRDFLGLLDTGRLGKLTAVLHQGACSDTMELDGRYMMENNYAYSKAVFDYCQGARVPLLYASSAAVYGASQEFAERPENEQPLNVYGYSKLLFDNYLRRHAGRLQAPVTGFRYFNVYGPGEAHKGRMASVARQFFLQYREEGCVRLFSGSGGYGDGEQRRDFVAVDDLTRAVLHFLDRPQGSGVFNLGSGEAASFNRVAQAVINACRDAAGEAPLDLPALVASGAVRYVDFPPGLAERYQSYTQADLAGLRLAGYDGEFMPVERGVADYVRSLLADS from the coding sequence ATGTACGTAGTGACAGGTGGCGCGGGCTTCGTCGGCAGTAATCTTGTGGGCGCCTTGAACCGCCGCGGCATCACCGACATCCTGGTGGTGGACAACCTCGAAACCAACTCGGCCAAGTTCCGTAACCTGGTTGGCCGCGCGATCGCTGATTATGTCGACAAGCGCGACTTTCTCGGCCTGCTGGACACCGGCCGTCTGGGCAAACTGACCGCCGTCCTGCACCAGGGCGCCTGTTCCGACACCATGGAACTGGACGGCCGCTACATGATGGAAAACAACTACGCGTACTCGAAAGCCGTGTTCGATTACTGCCAGGGCGCGCGGGTGCCGTTGCTGTATGCGTCTTCGGCGGCGGTGTACGGGGCGAGTCAGGAGTTCGCCGAACGTCCCGAAAATGAGCAACCTCTTAACGTCTACGGCTACTCCAAGCTGTTGTTCGATAACTACCTTCGCCGACACGCCGGTCGCTTGCAGGCGCCGGTGACCGGCTTTCGCTACTTCAACGTTTACGGGCCGGGCGAAGCGCACAAGGGGCGCATGGCGTCGGTGGCGCGCCAGTTCTTCCTTCAGTACCGGGAGGAGGGATGCGTGCGCCTGTTCAGCGGCAGCGGCGGCTATGGCGACGGCGAGCAACGGCGTGACTTCGTGGCGGTGGACGATCTGACACGAGCGGTGCTGCACTTCCTGGACCGGCCGCAGGGCAGCGGTGTGTTCAACCTGGGCAGCGGTGAGGCAGCGAGTTTCAACCGCGTGGCACAGGCGGTGATCAATGCCTGCCGCGACGCCGCGGGCGAGGCGCCGCTCGATTTGCCAGCGCTGGTAGCCAGCGGTGCGGTGCGTTATGTCGATTTCCCGCCGGGCCTTGCCGAGCGATATCAGAGCTACACCCAGGCTGATCTTGCCGGACTGCGACTGGCCGGATACGACGGCGAGTTCATGCCGGTTGAACGCGGCGTCGCCGATTATGTGCGCAGCCTGTTAGCCGATTCCTGA